A single window of Hyla sarda isolate aHylSar1 chromosome 2, aHylSar1.hap1, whole genome shotgun sequence DNA harbors:
- the NHS gene encoding actin remodeling regulator NHS isoform X3: protein MGSVFAAPPFPSYPAAHTIKRREVKERHHVPCNRTRPPSPTECCHLTPWSRKAHPPQEEDDMVLGQRPKNPIPNVPSTLDKQTNWNKELPLPTPEEKMKLETQVITSCIIPINVSGVGFDREASIRCSLVHSQSVLQRRRKLRRRKTISGIPRRVQQEIDSDESPVARDRNVIVHTNPDIANSSNRRSGTRDTECQTEDILIAAPSRRRIRAQRGQGVASLSHSAGNITALTESGDQMFATTVSNRIRSRSLPREGARASNDHDRGAQSTTYKDDCYITSSERSLKKKEDILIGQSSPEHSSLGLAYSQHSPPLERGRSRLSRMADSGSCDISSNSDTFGSPVHSISTAGVLLSTHMDQKDDHQSSSGNWSGSSSTCPSQTSETIPPAASPPLTGSSHCDSELSLNTAPHAGDDSNIFTIEQYNDDHLDSIRAHRASSFTSTVADLLDDPNNSNTSDSEWNYLHHHHDASCRQYFSPQHLKGDGLGCPSFSSMGTYDSFLEKPASEKADTGSHFSVDNEGYYTSMHFDCGLNSNRSYICNYAQSGAENDQDTGVSSMSSDCVWQRYLDQRRQGRQNISFKKPKAKPSPPKRSSSLRISDNHTDVSDMKEPKITSAQQVLHTSREMMLPLEISNTPSKTENLSPPNQPDISWVSQEDNDSKNTQFMTPEIPSYKEEGGEQHHYADLWLLNDLKTSDPYRSLSNSSTATGTTVIECIKSPESSESQNSQPESRATTPSLPSVENEFRLASPEKLAGLASPSSGYSSQSETPTSSFPTPFFSGPLSPGGSKRKPKVPERKSSLQHPTKCGNIFLSKEIELPTIPPTHLDLSALHVLHKPLPYRPQVHAFSHVNQNLSEEELNPNVSPALAITPSVLKSVHLRSVNKQNRESRHKECTNILCTQDPTIIVETYPPENTSEPAARKSILRQFSTEEAMLPYIDASPVDTSPEMFFQGSALFTGHGLYKPEVTPPLVSRAKEAEPEKHQKYRAEDIIEETIFTAQPETITKYVQDYSANISDFATEKRSHTQEEGQLKTEQVHCGPLTISEFVKRTNPGVDVQDRTAEVSPLSSNEPNISNNDKVPGNTLSFESEITPLYPLSDECPEQESETVSGIPTKSASEDSNMEDTFEITDDISWKDSSMSDDSLVSPMCEDFQADTDDVFVSSNKPRTTEDLFAVIHRSKRKVLGRKDSGESGVKSKSKALPVPPPPATPAGSQRSAGLIYRNAKKSNTSNEEFKLLLLKKGSRSDSSYRMSATEILKSPVTPKSIGDLALDSSSSEEPGQLSPGSDAFSPLSPCSPRVISEGFSTKTMSAASRVGRSRVPPAASSSRYSVRCRLYNAPMQAISEGETENSDGSPHDDRSSQSST from the exons ATGGGCTCTGTGTTTGCTGCACCTCCATTTCCTTCATATCCGGCAGCTCATACTATAAAGAGACGTGAAGTAAAAGAACGACACCATGTACCG TGTAACAGAACCCGTCCGCCCTCCCCCACTGAATGTTGCCATTTGACCCCATGGAGTAGAAAG GCCCATCCACCTCAGGAGGAAGATGATATGGTTTTAGGACAGAGGCCGAAAAATCCAATCCCTAATGTCCCATCTACACTGGATAAACAGACTAACTGGAACAAAGAATTACCTCTCCCCACCCCAGAGGAGAAGATGAAGCTGGAGACCCAAGTGATCACTTCTTGCATTATCCCCATCAATGTTTCCG GTGTTGGTTTTGACAGAGAAGCAAGCATACGCTGCTCCCTTGTTCATTCACAATCAGTTTTGCAGCGTAGACGGAAACTGAGGAGAAGAAAAACCATATCAGGAATTCCAAGAAGAGTTCAACAAGAAATAG ATTCAGATGAGTCTCCTGTAGCTCGAGACCGGAATGTTATAGTCCATACCAACCCCGATATTGCAAACTCTTCAAATAGGAGATCTGGAACTCGAGATACCGAGTGCCAAACTGAGGACATTCTCATTGCAGCTCCCTCAAGGAGACGCATCAGAGCTCAAAGGGGCCAAGGTGTTGCATCACTCTCACATTCTGCAGGAAATATTACAGCTCTAACTGAGTCTGGAGACCAAATGTTTGCCACAACAGTGTCTAATCGGATTCGTTCTCGTAGTCTTCCTAGAGAAGGTGCTAGAGCAAGCAATGACCATGACCGTGGTGCTCAGTCGACAACTTATAAAGATGATTGCTATATAACAAGCTCAGAGAGGTCCCTTAAAAAAAAGGAAGACATCTTAATTGGTCAGAGTTCCCCAGAGCACTCATCTCTAGGGTTAGCATATTCTCAGCATAGTCCACCATTAGAGAGAGGTAGATCAAGGCTTTCGAGAATGGCAGATTCAGGCAGTTGTGACATTTCCTCAAACTCTGACACATTTGGAAGCCCTGTTCACTCCATTTCTACTGCAGGAGTGTTACTGAGCACACATATGGATCAAAAAGATGATCATCAATCATCAAGTGGAAACTGGAGTGGAAGCAGTTCTacatgtccctcacagacatcagaAACAATTCCTCCAGCAGCCTCTCCTCCACTGACTGGGTCTTCACATTGTGATTCCGAGCTATCTTTGAACACTGCTCCCCATGCTGGTGATGATTCAAATATCTTTACCATTGAACAATACAACGATGACCACTTGGACAGCATAAGAGCCCACAGGGCCAGTTCCTTTACATCAACAGTTGCAGATCTGCTTGATGACCCCAATAACAGTAATACAAGTGACAGtgaatggaattatcttcacCATCACCATGATGCTTCATGTCGACAATATTTTAGTCCACAGCACTTAAAGGGAGATGGCTTAGGCTGCCCAAGTTTTAGTAGTATGGGCACTTATGATAGTTTTCTTGAGAAGCCAGCATCTGAGAAAGCAGATACAGGATCTCATTTTTCTGTGGACAATGAAGGATACTATACCTCCATGCATTTTGACTGTGGTCTTAACAGTAACAGGAGTTATATTTGTAACTATGCGCAGTCAGGGGCTGAGAATGACCAAGATACAGGTGTTTCTTCCATGAGTTCAGACTGTGTTTGGCAACGGTATTTAGATCAAAGAAGACAAGGAAGACAGAACATCTCATTTAAGAAACCAAAGGCAAAGCCGTCACCACCAAAACGAAGCTCATCTTTGAGAATTTCTGATAACCACACAGATGTTTCTGACATGAAAGAACCAAAGATAACCAGTGCACAGCAAGTGCTTCACACCTCCAGGGAGATGATGCTGCCACTTGAGATTTCAAATACACCTTCAAAAACTGAAAACTTATCTCCACCAAATCAACCGGACATTTCTTGGGTCAGTCAGGAAGATAATGATTCAAAGAATACTCAGTTTATGACTCCAGAAATCCCATCATATAAAGAGGAAGGAGGTGAACAGCATCACTATGCAGATCTGTGGCTCCTCAATGACTTAAAAACAAGTGATCCTTATCGGTCTTTATCGAACTCAAGCACTGCTACGGGTACTACCGTCATAGAATGCATCAAGTCACCAGAAAGTTCAGAGTCGCAAAATTCACAGCCTGAATCTCGTGCCACCACTCCTTCCCTTCCTTCAGTAGAAAATGAGTTTAGATTAGCGTCGCCAGAAAAGCTGGCAGGGTTAGCATCTCCTTCAAGTGGTTACTCAAGCCAGTCCGAAACACCTACTTCATCCTTTCCTACTCCTTTCTTTTCGGGACCATTGTCACCTGGGGGaagtaaaagaaaaccaaaagTCCCAGAAAGGAAGTCCTCCTTACAGCATCCAACTAAATGTGGAAATATTTTCTTAAGCAAAGAAATAGAACTTCCAACTATACCTCCTACACATCTTGACCTAAGTGCTCTTCATGTGTTGCATAAACCTTTGCCATATAGACCACAAGTACATGCTTTCAGCCATGTCAATCAAAACCTGTCAGAAGAAGAACTTAATCCAAATGTATCACCTGCCCTTGCCATAACACCTTCAGTGCTGAAATCTGTCCATCTAAGATCGGTCAACAAGCAAAACAGGGAGTCCAGACACAAAGAATGCACTAACATATTATGTACACAAGACCCTACAATAATTGTAGAGACCTATCCCCCTGAAAATACAAGTGAGCCAGCAGCTAGGAAATCAATATTGCGCCAGTTCTCTACAGAGGAAGCCATGCTGCCATATATTGATGCATCACCAGTTGACACAAGCCCAGAAATGTTTTTTCAAGGAAGTGCCCTGTTTACTGGACATGGTTTATACAAACCAGAGGTTACGCCACCTTTAGTTAGCAGAGCTAAAGAAGCTGAACCTGAAAAACATCAAAAATATCGGGCAGAAGATATAATAGAAGAAACCATTTTCACCGCACAACCAGAAACCATTACAAAATATGTACAGGATTACTCTGCCAATATCAGTGATTTTGCTACTGAAAAAAGGAGTCACACTCAAGAGGAAGGACAACTCAAAACAGAACAAGTACATTGTGGCCCATTAACCATTTCAGAATTTGTCAAAAGAACTAACCCTGGGGTTGATGTGCAAGACAGAACTGCTGAGGTGTCTCCTTTGTCCAGCAATGAGCCTAACATAAGCAACAATGACAAAGTGCCTGGAAATACTCTCAGCTTTGAATCAGAGATCACACCTTTATATCCACTCAGTGacgaatgtccagagcaggaatctGAAACTGTATCAGGTATTCCAACCAAAAGTGCCTCAGAGGACAGCAACATGGAAGACACATTTGAAATCACTGATGACATCTCATGGAAAG ATTCTTCTATGAGTGATGACTCCCTTGTATCACCAATGTGTGAGGATTTCCAGGCTGACACAGATGATGTCTTTGTATCTTCTAATAAACCCCGCACTACTGAGGATCTTTTTGCGGTTATCCACAG ATCTAAAAGGAAAGTTCTCGGCAGGAAAGATTCCGGAGAGAGCGGTGTAAAAAGCAAATCAAAAGCTTTACCTGTACCACCCCCACCGGCTACACCTGCAGGTTCTCAGAGGTCTGCAGGTCTTATCTACAGGAATGCCAAAAAATCCAATACATCAAATGAAGAATTTAAGCTGCTCCTCTTAAAAAAAGGCAGCAGATCAGATTCCAGTTACCGCATGTCAGCTACTGAAATTCTGAAGAGCCCAGTTACTCCCAAGTCGATTGGAGATTTGGCCCTTGACTCCTCCAGCTCTGAAGAACCTGGACAGTTGTCTCCTGGTAGTGATGCATTCTCACCATTATCCCCATGTTCTCCTCGAGTAATATCTGAAGGATTTTCAACAAAGACTATGTCAGCCGCTTCTAGAGTTGGAAGGTCCAGAGTGCCTCCTGCTGCAAGCAGTAGCCGTTACAGTGTTAGGTGCCGGCTATACAATGCCCCAATGCAGGCCATTTCTGAAGGTGAGACAGAGAATTCAGATGGTAGTCCTCACGATGACAGATCTTCACAGAGCTCAACGTAG